One Kineococcus radiotolerans SRS30216 = ATCC BAA-149 DNA window includes the following coding sequences:
- a CDS encoding glycoside hydrolase family 13 protein has translation MSEPNRPDVPWWRDAVIYQVYPRSFADGDGDGMGDLPGVTARLGHLADLGVDAVWLSPVYPSPQRDAGYDVADYRGIEPVFGTLDDFDRLTARARELGLRVVVDLVPNHTSAEHAWFRAALAAGAGSPERARYVFREGRGEHGERPPNSWRSVFGGPAWTRVADGSWYLHLFDSSQPDLDWSHPEVVAEFEDVLRFWLDRGVDGFRVDVAHGLVKAEGLPEWDHDQAMLDGANASGERPPMWDQEGVHEIYRGWRRVLDAYPGDRLLVAEAWVSPPERLVRYLRPDEMHQAFNFDHLRAPWRARELREVVDATLAAHAVEDAPATWVLSNHDVVRHASRLGYPAGSEPTTGVGPDDAQPDAELGLRRARAATTFTLALPGGAYLYQGEELGLPEVTTLPAEVRQDPTFARTGGADVGRDGCRVPIPWEGTSASYGFGPGPASWLPQPARWAELSVAAQTGVAGSTLELYRTLVRLRRELRLGRRELRWHELSGPDVLAFTSGDVLVVANLGAEPVAVPDGASPLVASGDLVEGRVPTDTAAWFRLG, from the coding sequence GTGAGCGAACCGAACCGCCCGGACGTCCCCTGGTGGCGCGACGCCGTGATCTACCAGGTCTACCCCCGCAGCTTCGCCGACGGCGACGGCGACGGGATGGGCGACCTGCCCGGCGTCACCGCCCGCCTGGGCCACCTCGCCGACCTCGGCGTCGACGCGGTCTGGCTCTCCCCCGTCTACCCCTCCCCGCAGCGGGACGCGGGCTACGACGTCGCCGACTACCGCGGGATCGAGCCGGTCTTCGGCACCCTCGACGACTTCGACCGCCTCACCGCGCGCGCCCGCGAGCTCGGGTTGCGGGTCGTGGTGGACCTCGTCCCCAACCACACCTCCGCCGAGCACGCCTGGTTCCGGGCCGCGCTGGCCGCGGGAGCGGGCTCGCCCGAACGCGCCCGCTACGTCTTCCGCGAGGGCCGCGGCGAGCACGGCGAGCGGCCCCCGAACTCCTGGCGCTCGGTCTTCGGCGGCCCGGCCTGGACGCGGGTCGCGGACGGGTCCTGGTACCTGCACCTGTTCGACTCCAGCCAGCCGGACCTGGACTGGTCCCACCCCGAGGTCGTCGCGGAGTTCGAGGACGTCCTGCGGTTCTGGCTGGACCGCGGCGTCGACGGCTTCCGCGTCGACGTCGCCCACGGCCTCGTCAAGGCCGAGGGCCTGCCCGAGTGGGACCACGACCAGGCGATGCTGGACGGGGCGAACGCCAGCGGCGAGCGGCCCCCCATGTGGGACCAGGAGGGCGTCCACGAGATCTACCGGGGCTGGCGCCGCGTCCTGGACGCCTACCCCGGGGACCGGCTGCTGGTGGCCGAGGCGTGGGTCAGCCCGCCGGAGCGCCTCGTGCGCTACCTGCGCCCCGACGAGATGCACCAGGCCTTCAACTTCGACCACCTGCGCGCCCCGTGGCGCGCGCGGGAGCTGCGCGAGGTCGTCGACGCGACGCTGGCCGCGCACGCCGTCGAGGACGCCCCCGCGACGTGGGTGCTGTCCAACCACGACGTCGTCCGCCACGCCAGCCGGCTGGGCTACCCGGCCGGTTCCGAACCCACCACCGGGGTCGGGCCCGACGACGCGCAGCCCGACGCAGAGCTCGGCCTGCGCCGGGCGCGCGCGGCGACGACGTTCACCCTCGCCCTGCCCGGCGGCGCGTACCTGTACCAGGGGGAGGAGCTGGGCCTGCCCGAGGTGACGACGCTGCCCGCCGAGGTCCGCCAGGACCCGACCTTCGCCCGGACGGGGGGCGCCGACGTGGGCCGCGACGGGTGCCGCGTCCCGATCCCGTGGGAGGGCACGAGCGCCTCCTACGGCTTCGGTCCCGGTCCCGCGAGCTGGCTGCCGCAGCCGGCGCGGTGGGCGGAGCTGTCGGTGGCGGCGCAGACGGGCGTGGCCGGCTCCACCCTGGAGCTGTACCGCACCCTGGTCCGGCTGCGCCGGGAGCTGCGGCTGGGCCGGCGGGAGCTGCGCTGGCACGAGCTGTCCGGCCCCGACGTCCTCGCCTTCACCAGCGGTGACGTGCTGGTGGTCGCCAACCTCGGGGCCGAGCCGGTCGCTGTGCCCGACGGGGCGAGCCCGCTGGTCGCCAGCGGGGACCTGGTGGAGGGGCGGGTCCCGACCGACACCGCGGCCTGGTTCCGCCTCGGCTGA
- a CDS encoding phosphoenolpyruvate carboxykinase (GTP), with translation MTTDVTHETQDAQDTPELSGTPTANPALLDWVRRTARLTQPDRVVWCDGSQEEFDRLTARMVATGTLIPLNPSKRPGSFLARSAPGDVARVEHRTFIASRRREDAGPTNNWREPDALREELDGVFTGSMRGRTMYVVPFSMGPVGGPLSLLGVQVTDSPYAVVSMRTMTRMGNEALAAITEGTAWVPGVHSVGMPLVDDLGRTRPDVAWPCNDLKHVAHFPETREIWSFGSGYGGNALLGKKCLALRIASAVAREEGWLAEHMLLVKVTSPQQRVFHLAAAFPSACGKTNLAMMRPALPGWRVETIGDDIAWMRPGPDGRLRAINPEAGFFGVAPGTGWSTNPTAMEMLREDVIFTNVALTDDGDVWWEGMTEEAPAHLTDWRGNPWTPDSPTPAAHPNARFTVAAARCPSLAAEFDDPEGVPVDAILFGGRRRTTAPLVAQAGDWSQGVFAGASISSERTAAAEGAVGELRHDPFAMLPFTGYHVGDHLSHWLSMRDRVEHLPAVFSVNWFRRGEDGRFLWPGFGENARVLEWICGRLEGTAAARHTPAGLVPAPGALDVDGLDVSPADLAELLSVDAAAWLAEADQLERFFAPFGAKLPAEVRDHLALLRYRLDPPTGGDLSV, from the coding sequence GTGACGACCGACGTGACGCACGAGACCCAGGACGCCCAGGACACCCCGGAGCTGTCCGGGACGCCGACGGCGAACCCCGCGCTGCTGGACTGGGTGCGCCGGACCGCCCGCCTCACCCAGCCCGACCGGGTCGTGTGGTGCGACGGCTCGCAGGAGGAGTTCGACCGCCTCACCGCACGGATGGTCGCCACCGGGACGCTGATCCCGCTGAACCCCAGCAAGCGCCCGGGCAGCTTCCTCGCCCGCTCCGCCCCCGGCGACGTCGCCCGCGTCGAGCACCGCACGTTCATCGCCTCCCGCCGCCGCGAGGACGCCGGCCCGACGAACAACTGGCGCGAACCCGACGCCCTGCGCGAGGAGCTGGACGGGGTGTTCACCGGGTCGATGCGCGGGCGGACGATGTACGTCGTCCCCTTCTCCATGGGTCCCGTCGGCGGCCCGCTCTCGCTGCTCGGGGTGCAGGTCACCGACTCCCCCTACGCCGTGGTGAGCATGCGGACCATGACGCGGATGGGCAACGAGGCGCTGGCCGCGATCACCGAGGGCACCGCCTGGGTCCCGGGGGTCCACAGCGTCGGGATGCCCCTGGTCGACGACCTCGGCCGCACCCGCCCCGACGTGGCCTGGCCCTGCAACGACCTCAAGCACGTCGCCCACTTCCCCGAGACCCGCGAGATCTGGTCCTTCGGGTCCGGCTACGGCGGCAACGCCCTGCTGGGCAAGAAGTGCCTCGCCCTGCGCATCGCCTCCGCGGTGGCCCGCGAGGAGGGCTGGCTGGCCGAGCACATGCTGCTGGTCAAGGTCACCTCCCCGCAGCAGCGGGTGTTCCACCTGGCCGCGGCGTTCCCCTCGGCCTGCGGCAAGACGAACCTCGCCATGATGCGCCCCGCGCTCCCCGGCTGGCGGGTGGAGACGATCGGCGACGACATCGCCTGGATGCGCCCCGGCCCCGACGGGCGCCTGCGGGCGATCAACCCCGAGGCCGGGTTCTTCGGGGTCGCCCCGGGCACGGGCTGGTCCACCAACCCCACCGCGATGGAGATGCTGCGCGAGGACGTGATCTTCACCAACGTCGCCCTCACCGACGACGGCGACGTGTGGTGGGAGGGCATGACCGAGGAGGCGCCCGCGCACCTCACCGACTGGCGGGGGAACCCCTGGACGCCGGACAGCCCGACCCCGGCGGCGCACCCCAACGCGCGGTTCACCGTCGCCGCGGCGCGGTGCCCCTCGCTGGCGGCGGAGTTCGACGACCCCGAGGGCGTCCCGGTCGACGCGATCCTCTTCGGCGGCCGCCGCCGCACCACCGCGCCGCTGGTGGCGCAGGCCGGGGACTGGAGCCAGGGCGTGTTCGCGGGGGCCTCGATCTCCAGCGAGCGCACCGCCGCCGCGGAGGGGGCCGTCGGGGAGCTGCGCCACGACCCGTTCGCCATGCTCCCCTTCACCGGCTACCACGTGGGCGACCACCTCTCGCACTGGCTCTCGATGCGCGACCGCGTGGAGCACCTGCCGGCGGTGTTCTCGGTGAACTGGTTCCGCCGCGGCGAGGACGGCCGGTTCCTGTGGCCGGGTTTCGGGGAGAACGCGCGGGTCCTGGAGTGGATCTGCGGTCGCCTGGAGGGCACCGCGGCCGCCCGGCACACCCCCGCCGGCCTCGTCCCCGCCCCCGGGGCGCTGGACGTCGACGGCCTCGACGTCTCCCCCGCCGACCTCGCCGAGCTCCTCTCCGTCGACGCCGCCGCGTGGCTGGCCGAGGCCGACCAGCTCGAGCGGTTCTTCGCCCCGTTCGGGGCGAAGCTGCCCGCCGAGGTCCGCGACCACCTGGCCCTGCTGCGCTACCGCCTCGACCCGCCCACCGGTGGCGACCTGAGCGTCTAG
- a CDS encoding helix-turn-helix domain-containing protein, whose translation MRVAALEPLTDPALAPEPDTGLDALTVGRRIRYHRGVRGWTLAQLGEAVGTAQSQLSQVENGKREPRLSLVAAVARALEVTPADLLDPAPPPSRRAALEIELDRAQRSPLARALGLTEVRAGRALPTDALEALVRLHRELARRHDAANATPEEARRANTEIRLLMRGSDNHLPEIEELAEDLVRAAGYTVGALTHRQVARMAADLGFSIIHVEDLPHSTRTVTDLAHGRIYLPPASIPGGHGLRSLALQAVGHRVLGHERPASYTQFLRQRLEINYFAASCLLPRSAAVEFLSAAKADKDLAVEDFRDAFGVTHEAAAHRLTNLLTSHLGIPVHFLRVGDDGALYRGYENDGVPFPQDASGAIEGQPVCRRWTARTVFEVRNRTTENYQYTDTPAGTFWCSSQTGVGDDGGFSITVGVPYAHAKWFRGRDTRVRARSTCPEGDCCRRPPADLVRRWADAAWPSARLHAQTLAPLPSGRFPGVDDREVYTFLASHAPVEGDAGAGDQA comes from the coding sequence TTGCGCGTCGCCGCGCTCGAACCGCTGACCGACCCGGCGCTCGCCCCGGAACCGGACACCGGCCTGGACGCCCTCACCGTGGGGCGCCGGATCCGGTACCACCGCGGGGTCCGGGGGTGGACGCTGGCCCAGCTCGGCGAGGCCGTGGGCACCGCGCAGAGCCAGCTCTCGCAGGTGGAGAACGGCAAGCGGGAGCCGCGGCTGTCCCTCGTCGCCGCCGTGGCCCGGGCGCTGGAGGTGACCCCGGCGGACCTGCTCGACCCCGCGCCCCCGCCCAGCCGGCGCGCCGCGCTGGAGATCGAGCTCGACCGCGCGCAGCGGTCCCCGCTGGCCCGGGCGCTGGGGCTGACCGAGGTGCGCGCCGGTCGCGCGCTGCCCACCGACGCCCTGGAGGCCCTCGTCCGGCTGCACCGCGAGCTCGCCCGCCGCCACGACGCGGCGAACGCGACGCCGGAGGAGGCCCGGCGGGCCAACACCGAGATCCGGCTGCTCATGCGCGGCTCGGACAACCACCTGCCCGAGATCGAGGAGCTGGCCGAGGACCTCGTCCGCGCCGCGGGCTACACCGTCGGGGCGCTGACGCACCGGCAGGTCGCGCGGATGGCCGCCGACCTGGGGTTCAGCATCATCCACGTCGAGGACCTGCCGCACTCCACGCGGACCGTGACCGACCTGGCCCACGGCCGGATCTACCTGCCGCCCGCCTCCATCCCCGGCGGGCACGGCCTGCGGTCGCTGGCGCTGCAGGCCGTCGGGCACCGGGTGCTGGGGCACGAGCGCCCGGCCAGCTACACCCAGTTCCTCCGCCAGCGGCTGGAGATCAACTACTTCGCGGCGAGCTGCCTGCTGCCCCGCAGCGCGGCCGTGGAGTTCCTCTCCGCGGCCAAGGCGGACAAGGACCTCGCCGTGGAGGACTTCCGCGACGCGTTCGGCGTCACCCACGAGGCCGCCGCGCACCGGCTGACGAACCTGCTGACCTCGCACCTGGGGATCCCGGTGCACTTCCTGCGCGTCGGTGACGACGGGGCGCTGTACCGCGGGTACGAGAACGACGGCGTCCCGTTCCCCCAGGACGCCTCCGGCGCCATCGAGGGGCAGCCGGTGTGCCGGCGCTGGACGGCCCGGACGGTGTTCGAGGTCCGCAACCGCACCACCGAGAACTACCAGTACACCGACACCCCGGCGGGGACGTTCTGGTGCTCCAGCCAGACCGGGGTCGGCGACGACGGCGGGTTCTCGATCACGGTGGGGGTGCCCTACGCGCACGCGAAGTGGTTCCGCGGGCGCGACACCCGGGTCCGCGCCCGCAGCACCTGCCCCGAGGGCGACTGCTGCCGCCGCCCGCCCGCGGACCTCGTGCGGCGGTGGGCGGACGCGGCCTGGCCCAGCGCCCGGCTGCACGCGCAGACGCTGGCCCCGTTGCCGTCGGGGCGGTTCCCCGGGGTCGACGACCGGGAGGTCTACACCTTCCTCGCCTCCCACGCCCCCGTCGAGGGGGACGCGGGCGCGGGGGATCAGGCGTAG
- a CDS encoding malonic semialdehyde reductase has translation MTTLDERPAGLDETARAALFGDARTANSFASTPVTDEQLAQVWELARWAPTAANLQPARVLYVRTPEAKARLVPLLNDTNRDRAASAPVTAVLALDERFHDAIPTVAPFLAGLQPVLEEDTAMRSGMGSYSAALQAGYFILAVRALGLAAGPMAGFDRDAVDAEFFAGTTWRSHLVVNIGYPGPDAFRPRLPRLAPEDVVRYA, from the coding sequence GTGACCACGCTCGACGAACGCCCCGCCGGACTCGACGAGACGGCCCGCGCCGCCCTCTTCGGCGACGCCCGCACCGCGAACAGCTTCGCGAGCACCCCCGTCACCGACGAGCAGCTGGCCCAGGTCTGGGAACTGGCCCGCTGGGCCCCCACCGCCGCCAACCTGCAGCCGGCCCGCGTCCTCTACGTCCGCACCCCCGAGGCCAAGGCCCGCCTGGTGCCGCTGCTGAACGACACCAACCGCGACCGCGCCGCGAGCGCCCCGGTGACCGCCGTCCTCGCCCTCGACGAGCGCTTCCACGACGCCATCCCCACCGTGGCGCCCTTCCTGGCCGGCCTGCAGCCGGTGCTCGAGGAGGACACCGCGATGCGGTCGGGCATGGGCTCCTACAGCGCCGCCCTCCAGGCGGGGTACTTCATCCTCGCCGTCCGCGCCCTGGGCCTGGCCGCCGGCCCGATGGCCGGTTTCGACCGCGACGCCGTCGACGCGGAGTTCTTCGCCGGCACCACCTGGCGCTCCCACCTCGTCGTCAACATCGGCTACCCGGGCCCGGACGCGTTCCGCCCCCGCCTGCCCCGCCTGGCCCCGGAGGACGTCGTCCGCTACGCCTGA
- a CDS encoding winged helix-turn-helix transcriptional regulator: MVEQGQQTVEHSPRACDGALARAFGFLGKRWNGILLATLAHGPAGFSDLRRNVAGISDSVLSDRLTELTRAGLVSRTVHDGPPVAVVYELTASGHALAPALQELTTWARENLTEERCRAER, from the coding sequence GTGGTCGAGCAGGGGCAGCAGACGGTCGAGCACTCCCCGCGGGCGTGCGACGGGGCCCTGGCCCGCGCCTTCGGGTTCCTGGGCAAGCGCTGGAACGGGATCCTGCTCGCGACCCTCGCCCACGGGCCCGCCGGGTTCTCCGACCTGCGGCGCAACGTCGCGGGCATCAGCGACTCGGTGCTCTCCGACCGCCTCACCGAGCTGACCCGGGCCGGCCTCGTCAGCCGCACCGTCCACGACGGCCCACCGGTGGCGGTGGTCTACGAGCTCACCGCCTCCGGGCACGCCCTCGCCCCGGCCCTGCAGGAGCTGACCACCTGGGCGCGGGAGAACCTCACCGAGGAACGCTGCCGCGCGGAGCGCTGA